One part of the Phoenix dactylifera cultivar Barhee BC4 chromosome 4, palm_55x_up_171113_PBpolish2nd_filt_p, whole genome shotgun sequence genome encodes these proteins:
- the LOC103718672 gene encoding uncharacterized protein LOC103718672 isoform X1, which produces MTGSFGGGGRGRGTCGWSVFDGVRAFPPTPEALMAEIDAAIAASEYVHATALLSSSSEEEPEKEKGLDTAAPVHDARLADEAYKAACAALAAGRPDAAIQSLRLALARCPPDKSSALDKLRSLLSIASSQLQKQQQHLQRKELQDE; this is translated from the exons ATGACGGGCTCGTTTGGAGGCGGCGGGAGGGGCCGCGGCACGTGCGGATGGAGCGTGTTCGACGGCGTGCGAGCCTTCCCTCCCACCCCGGAAGCCCTCATGGCCGAGATCGACGCCGCGATCGCTGCCTCCGAGTACGTCCACGCCActgccctcctctcctcctcctcggaggaggagccggagaaggagaaggggcTGGACACCGCCGCCCCCGTCCATGACGCGCGTCTGGCCGACGAGGCTTACAAGGCGGCGTGCGCCGCCCTGGCCGCCGGGAGGCCGGACGCCGCCATCCAGTCGCTCCGGCTAGCCCTAGCCAGATGCCCGCCGGACAAGTCCTCCGCCCTCGACAAACTCCGGTCTCTCCTCTCTATCGCCTCCTCTCAGCTccagaagcagcagcagcatctCCAGAG GAAAGAATTACAAGACGAATAG
- the LOC103718672 gene encoding uncharacterized protein LOC103718672 isoform X2 yields MTGSFGGGGRGRGTCGWSVFDGVRAFPPTPEALMAEIDAAIAASEYVHATALLSSSSEEEPEKEKGLDTAAPVHDARLADEAYKAACAALAAGRPDAAIQSLRLALARCPPDKSSALDKLRSLLSIASSQLQKQQQHLQSSF; encoded by the exons ATGACGGGCTCGTTTGGAGGCGGCGGGAGGGGCCGCGGCACGTGCGGATGGAGCGTGTTCGACGGCGTGCGAGCCTTCCCTCCCACCCCGGAAGCCCTCATGGCCGAGATCGACGCCGCGATCGCTGCCTCCGAGTACGTCCACGCCActgccctcctctcctcctcctcggaggaggagccggagaaggagaaggggcTGGACACCGCCGCCCCCGTCCATGACGCGCGTCTGGCCGACGAGGCTTACAAGGCGGCGTGCGCCGCCCTGGCCGCCGGGAGGCCGGACGCCGCCATCCAGTCGCTCCGGCTAGCCCTAGCCAGATGCCCGCCGGACAAGTCCTCCGCCCTCGACAAACTCCGGTCTCTCCTCTCTATCGCCTCCTCTCAGCTccagaagcagcagcagcatctCCAGAG CTCATTTTGA